The following are from one region of the Coffea eugenioides isolate CCC68of chromosome 2, Ceug_1.0, whole genome shotgun sequence genome:
- the LOC113763930 gene encoding uncharacterized protein LOC113763930, which translates to MGSEFELVEERLKTFLGQLQTEFAILDRIVYKNKNQHRRCSYFQYLLKVRRDLRLLQSAKLEEILNSCFLVIHGKRPKQKLQLLESLKRRRCDGGKYNFLERLLGVARLLSKMVEPMLKAAVDISKLLAQSFFMGFSLTILSLLARLRVLIQQILLDVVCVYGSVSSLSRKEQAIKITEEGFEVFREYYPIKEQFISLECIWQTDKYILVEKMNESESKTQGKDGREDVSQGASPVQYQSIEVLLGDYETGKAYPEAAVEGPDGMTKDNGSLADPVSQSNEEKHLRDGSSSAGPTANSNMALEGGLLTTSSSSPHSNPLKRKAGKEKVAFMSVRAPSPSTSNKLDSGFKLTDKVDEQKEDPFFSQLTGGNKNTSVF; encoded by the exons ATGGGTTCGGAATTTGAATTAGTTGAGGAGAGATTGAAGACTTTTTTGGGTCAGCTGCAGACAGAATTTGCAATTCTCGATAGAATTGTCTACAAAAATAAGAATCAGCATCGAAGGTGCTCTTATTTTCAGTACCTGCTTAAg GTTAGAAGGGATTTGAGGCTTCTGCAATCAGCAAAGTTGGAGGAAATCTTGAATTCCTGCTTTCTGGTAATCCATGGCAAAAGGCCTAAACAAAAACTGCAGCTTTTGGAAAG TTTGAAGCGGAGAAGGTGTGATGGTGGCAAATATAACTTTTTGGAAAGGCTTCTTGGAGTTGCACGTTTACTATCAAAG ATGGTTGAGCCAATGTTGAAGGCAGCTGT AGATATATCTAAACTGCTTGCTCAATCATTCTTCATGGGATTTTCACTGACCATTTTGTCACTGCTTGCACGCCTTCGAGTCTTGATTCAACAA ATACTCCTTGATGTTGTTTGTGTATACGGCTCCGTTTCTTCACTATCTCGAAAGGAGCAGGCTATTAAAATTACTGAAGAAGGTTTCGAG GTATTTAGGGAATATTATCCTATAAAGGAGCAATTTATCTCCTTAGAATGCATTTGGCAGACAGATAAGTATATATTAGttgaaaaaatgaatgaaagtGAATCCAAAACGCAAGGAAAGGATGGCAGGGAAGATGTTTCCCAAGGGGCATCTCCAGTGCAGTATCAGAGCATTGAGGTTTTGCTTGGAG ATTACGAAACCGGCAAGGCATATCCTGAAGCTGCTGTAGAAGGTCCTGATGGCATGACCAAGGACAATGGTTCATTAGCTGATCCTGTTTCACAAAGTAATGAAGAGAAGCATCTAAGAGATGGTTCTTCTAGTGCAGGACCAACTGCAAACAGTAATATGGCTCTAGAAGGTGGCCTGCTCACAACTTCAAGCTCATCTCCACATTCGAATCCTTTAAAACGCAAGGCTGGGAAGGAAAAAGTTGCCTTCATGTCCGTGCGAGCTCCTTCACCATCAACATCAAACAAACTTGATTCTGGTTTCAAACTGACGGACAAAGTTGATGAACAGAAAGAAGATCCTTTCTTCAGTCAGCTTACTGGTGGAAATAAGAACACGAGTGTATTTTAG
- the LOC113761784 gene encoding nuclear pore complex protein NUP62 gives MAGTGFSASSLFSSSSSSSSPFFSSSAPSPPFSFSTNPTASSTPTTAFSSSPFSFTNPSSTSTTTSSPAPYTFPFGFGNSTGVPGSGFPSSTSVTSSPAPSTSPLGLGGNSASSAPSTTPFGFGNSSAASSSGFTSGLFGSSSTASTTSSTNSPLFGVTPSVSAAASSSPFGTPSASSSAQSQSQTSIFGSGSSQASVFGSSPLSSGSSAFGSFATQPGSGLLGAASTSSPAFSSTTFGASTSPFGSSSSSPVASVAPTASSSASSAPSFAFPAATSASIFASSASGFSSAATAATGLASSASAFTFPATSAVSSTSPATGFSFPATSASGFSFPAGVSFRTASSSPAAAVSTPFQSSSASAFSFPKGTGSSATPSLTSSSAAASAAVSSSGGFSFGTSGFQPSASTSASIFSTPASKSGFGTASTTTLFSTVTTTTSASMTAATTTTAAVSTSLTGSGLSFPVLSPAASSAATTAFTSGSAAASSSGGFTGFSASTSIGSGTTSGSFSLSTKTPATGTSSQQHTISTAAATSFGLPASTSTAAATTSTSSAPQASALVVASSSGTTSTATAGLAAKPKLPSEITGKSVEEIIKEWNTELQERTRKFQKQASAIAEWDKRILQNRDILVRLETEVAKVVETQANLERHLELIETHQEEVDKSLLSMEEEAERIYKDERALLLDDEAASTRDAMYGQAEFIERELEQMTEQIKGIITTLNRSQGGELEVTDGMSPLDVVVRILNNQLSSLMWIDEKAEEFSSRIQKIASQGPAVDRQMMGPKLWLT, from the exons ATGGCTGGGACCGGCTTTTCCGCCTCTTCATTattctcttcctcttcctcttcctcttcgcCCTTCTTCTCTTCCTCCGCGCCTTCCCCTCCCTTCTCCTTCTCCACAAACCCTACCGCTTCTTCCACCCCCACAACAGCCTTCTCGTCTTCACCATTCTCATTCACTAACCCTAGCTCCACTTCAACGACGACTTCGTCTCCTGCTCCCTACACCTTTCCTTTTGGCTTTGGGAATTCGACCGGAGTACCGGGTTCTGGTTTTCCTAGCTCCACTTCAGTGACGTCATCTCCTGCTCCCTCCACCTCTCCCTTAGGCTTGGGCGGGAATTCCGCTTCCTCTGCCCCTTCCACCACTCCATTTGGCTTCGGGAATTCGTCCGCGGCATCCAGTTCTGGTTTCACCTCGGGGCTTTTCGGATCAAGTTCTACTGCTTCAACTACAAGCTCTACTAATTCCCCACTTTTTGGAGTGACGCCGTCTGTATCAGCCGCGGCCTCCTCATCTCCGTTCGGAACTCCCTCCGCGTCAAGCTCGGCCCAGTCACAATCACAAACTAGCATTTTCGGGTCGGGTTCAAGCCAGGCAAGCGTATTCGGTTCTTCACCTTTGTCATCCGGCTCAAGCGCATTTGGGTCCTTCGCCACGCAACCTGGTTCAGGCCTGTTGGGAGCCGCCTCTACTAGTTCACCTGCgttctcttctactacttttgGTGCTTCCACTTCGCCATTCGGGTCATCTTCATCTTCCCCCGTCGCCTCCGTTGCACCAACTGCATCCTCCTCAGCTTCCTCCGCACCGTCATTTGCATTTCCCGCGGCCACATCAGCGTCCATTTTCGCTTCATCAGCATCCGGCTTTAGCTCTGCGGCCACAGCAGCCACAGGTCTGGCTTCATCAGCGTCTGCATTCACCTTTCCAGCCACATCAGCTGTGAGTTCCACTTCACCAGCCACTGGATTTTCGTTTCCAGCCACATCAGCAAGTGGATTCTCTTTTCCTGCGGGAGTAAGCTTTCGTACTGCTTCTTCTTCTCCTGCTGCTGCGGTATCTACTCCATTCCAGTCTTCTTCAGCATCTGCATTTTCATTCCCTAAAGGCACCGGAAGCTCAGCAACGCCATCACTGACATCGTCATCAGCAGCAGCATCTGCAGCTGTCTCGTCCTCAGGGGGTTTTTCATTTGGGACTTCTGGATTTCAACCCTCTGCGTCCACATCAGCATCTATTTTTTCTACTCCGGCTTCCAAGTCTGGTTTTGGAACTGCTTCTACCACGACCTTGTTTTCAACAGTTACTACCACCACCAGCGCCTCAATGACTGCGGCAACAACTACAACTGCTGCTGTCAGTACTAGTTTAACTGGGTCTGGTCTAAGTTTCCCTGTTTTAAGCCCGGCTGCCTCTTCTGCTGCTACAACAGCATTCACTTCTGGTTCAGCTGCTGCTTCATCATCAGGAGGTTTTACTGGTTTTAGTGCTAGCACTTCTATTGGATCGGGCACAACCTCTGGATCATTTTCACTCTCAACAAAAACACCTGCAACTGGTACATCGTCACAACAGCACACAATTTCAACTGCAGCTGCAACTTCCTTTG GTCTGCCTGCTTCAACTTCTACAGCAGCAGCAACTACTAGTACCAGTTCTGCTCCTCAAGCATCAGCATTGGTTGTAGCTTCTAGTAGTGG TACCACTTCAACTGCAACAGCAGGTCTAGCTGCCAAACCAAAATTGCCATCTGAAATCACTGGAAAATCTGTCGAGGAG ATCATCAAGGAGTGGAATACAGAGTTACAGGAACGTACGCGCAAGTTTCAGAAGCAGGCTAGTGCAATTGCTGAGTGGGATAAAAGGATCTTGCAGAATCGTGACATCCTCGTTAGGCTTGAG ACTGAAGTTGCAAAAGTCGTTGAGACACAAGCTAACTTAGAGCGACACTTGGAGCTGATTGAGACTCATCAAGAAGAG GTTGACAAATCGTTGCTAAGTATGGAAGAAGAAGCTGAGCGGATATACAAAGATGAGCGTGCATTGCTTCTTGATGATGAAGCTGCATCTACAAGAGATGCAAT GTACGGGCAAGCAGAGTTTATAGAGAGGGAATTGGAACAGATGACGGAACAGATCAAAGGAATTATTACTACTCTCAATAGAAGCCAG GGTGGGGAACTGGAGGTGACTGATGGAATGTCTCCATTGGATGTCGTCGTTCGTATTTTAAACAATCAACTTAGTTCCTTGATGTGGATTGATGAAAAG GCTGAAGAATTCTCTTCGCGCATTCAGAAGATTGCTAGCCAAGGTCCTGCAGTGGATCGGCAAATGATGGGCCCTAAGCTTTGGTTGACTTAG
- the LOC113759338 gene encoding carotenoid cleavage dioxygenase 7, chloroplastic: MQAKAQNIIPPKFISPAKLPPIPNISLPSNVPQAISITAPSPEVSSAPPDHHPQLVDDKVAAFWDYQFLFVSQRSETAEPITLRIVEGKIPQDFPLGTYYLTGPGLFTDDHGSTVHPLDGHGYLRTFKIDGARGEVEFMARYIQTEAQVEECDRITGQWRFTHRGPFSVLKGGNMVGNTKVMKNVANTSVLRWAGRLFCLWEGGDPYEIESTTLDTLGRFDIINGRHKLLQDEDATPKVDVWDVAAEILKPILYGVFKMPPKRLLSHYKIDGRRKRLLIMSCNAEDMLLPRSNFTFYEFDSNFTLLQSQEFNIPDHLMIHDWAFTDNYYILFGNRIKLDVAGSMTAVCGLSPMISALSLNASKPTSPIYMLPRFPSESNGERDWKIPIEAPSQMWVLHVGNAFEEERDENGSSKIQIQASGCSYRWFNFQKMFGYDWQSGKLDPSMMNADQDKLLPHLVQVSVSLDASGDCQNCSVNDLNEWRKPSDFPAINQDFSGCKNTFVYAATSSGSRQALPHFPFDTVVKLNVRDKSISTWSTTRRRFIGEPIFVPKGTGGGGEDDGYLLVVEYAVSTQRCYLVILDSKLIGKTNALVARVEVPRHLNFPLGFHGFWESAGDCGFGN, encoded by the exons ATGCAGGCCAAGGCTCAGAATATCATCCCACCAAAGTTCATTTCACCAGCAAAGCTACCTCCAATTCCCAATATTTCATTGCCAAGTAATGTTCCACAAGCCATCTCAATCACTGCACCGAGTCCAGAAGTTTCATCAGCACCTCCCGATCATCATCCTCAACTGGTAGATGACAAAGTGGCTGCCTTCTGGGACTACCAATTCCTCTTTGTTTCACAACGCTCAGAAACAGCTGAGCCCATCACCCTTCGCATTGTTGAAGGCAAAATCCCACAAGACTTCCCTTTAGGAACGTATTATCTGACCGGACCGGGGCTCTTCACCGATGATCACGGCTCCACGGTGCACCCTCTGGACGGTCACGGGTACCTCAGAACGTTTAAGATTGATGGGGCTAGAGGAGAAGTGGAGTTCATGGCTAGGTACATCCAGACCGAGGCTCAGGTGGAGGAGTGCGACCGCATCACCGGCCAGTGGCGATTCACTCATCGTGGTCCGTTTTCGGTCTTGAAAGGTGGAAACATGGTTGGAAATACCAAGGTAATGAAAAATGTCGCCAATACAAGTGTGCTGAGATGGGCTGGAAGACTGTTTTGTTTGTGGGAAGGTGGTGATCCTTATGAGATTGAATCTACTACGCTTGATACTCTTGGGAGATTTGACATAATTAATGGCCGCCACAAATTGCTGCAAGATGAAGACGCAACACCAAAGGTGGACGTTTGGGATGTAGCTGCAGAAATCTTGAAACCTATACTATATG GAGTATTCAAGATGCCGCCGAAACGATTATTGTCCCATTACAAGATTGATGGCCGGAGGAAGAGGCTACTCATCATGTCATGCAACGCAGAGGACATGCTTCTGCCACGAAGTAATTTTACCTTCTACG AATTCGACTCGAATTTCACGTTGCTGCAAAGCCAAGAATTCAACATTCCAGACCATCTGATGATTCATGACTGGGCCTTCACTGATAATTATTACATATTATTTGGCAATCGCATCAAGCTGGATGTTGCTG GATCAATGACAGCAGTATGTGGACTATCTCCTATGATATCTGCACTGTCACTAAATGCTAGCAAGCCCACATCTCCCATTTACATGCTCCCTCGATTTCCAAGTGAATCAAATGGAGAAAGAGACTGGAAAATTCCCATAGAAGCTCCTTCACAAATGTGGGTGCTTCATGTTGGAAATGCTTTTGAAGAAGAAAGGGATGAGAATGGAAGTTCCAAGATTCAAATTCAAGCAAGTGGTTGCTCCTATCGttggttcaatttccaaaagATGTTTG GGTACGACTGGCAAAGTGGAAAACTGGACCCTTCCATGATGAATGCAGATCAAGATAAATTATTGCCTCATCTTGTTCAG GTATCAGTAAGTTTGGATGCAAGTGGGGATTGTCAAAACTGTAGTGTAAACGATTTGAACGAATGGAGGAAACCATCAGATTTTCCTGCGATTAATCAGGATTTCTCAGGCTGCAAGAACACATTTGTGTATGCAGCAACTTCGTCTGGCTCCCGTCAAGCTTTACCACATTTTCCCTTTGACACTGTGGTGAAACTCAATGTTAGAGATAAATCCATTTCCACTTGGTCTACAACCAGACGGAGATTCATTGGTGAGCCAATATTTGTACCGAAAGGAaccggaggaggaggagaagatgaTGGCTATCTCCTTGTGGTGGAA TATGCAGTTTCGACACAAAGGTGCTATCTTGTTATTTTGGACTCCAAACTGATCGGGAAGACCAATGCACTGGTTGCTAGAGTTGAAGTTCCAAGACACTTAAACTTTCCTCTTGGCTTTCATGGATTTTGGGAGTCTGCAGGGGATTGTGGCTTTGGTAATTAA
- the LOC113764176 gene encoding uncharacterized protein LOC113764176 isoform X2 — translation MGGGAMSPTVSGQGGAAVYCSSTVAKPSTAVTTTNIESLNSVSAISSQEPFNNNPSTGISCMHHENVGSPVDGTSGTEYGAAAAAAGKCCSGCVFGPAPSRLEVERAMTDLQRFLHGEEAKSNFHWLQPIVYPSDSRMLQSPGYRRIQDAFGMLQREPSVQNLVASISCDKAVWDAILNNRAVQDLGGSISADYLDIIIVFVCFVSTYTCNKIISGTQSFHSC, via the exons ATGGGAGGAGGAGCCATGTCCCCCACGGTGTCTGGACAAGGTGGAGCCGCTGTTTATTGTTCATCCACCGTAGCAAAGCCATCAACAGCCGTTACAACCACCAATATTGAGTCACTTAATTCAGTCTCTGCCATTTCCAGTCAAGAACCCTTCAATAATAATCCATCAACAGGGATAAGCTGTATGCACCATGAAAACGTGGGTTCTCCAGTGGATGGTACAAGTGGAACAGAATATGGTgctgcagcagcagcagcaggaaAGTGTTGTTCTGGCTGTGTTTTTGGGCCGGCACCATCAAGATTGGAAGTAGAAAGGGCCATGACTGACCTACAGAG GTTTCTGCATGGTGAAGAAGCTAAATCTAACTTCCACTGGCTTCAACCAATAGTTTATCCTAGCGACTCAAGGATGTTGCAATCTCCTGGATATAGAAGAATCCAAGATGCTTTTGGTATGCTTCAAAGAGAGCCATCAGTTCAG AACCTGGTGGCCTCGATCTCCTGCGACAAAGCTGTTTGGGACGCCATCTTGAACAACAGGGCAGTTCAGGATCTCGGGGGCTCAATCTCTGCAG ATTATCTGGATATCATTATCGTGTTTGTATGCTTTGTCTCAACATACACATGCAACAAAATAATCTCGGGAACTCAAAGCTTCCATAGCTGCTAG
- the LOC113764176 gene encoding uncharacterized protein LOC113764176 isoform X1 codes for MGGGAMSPTVSGQGGAAVYCSSTVAKPSTAVTTTNIESLNSVSAISSQEPFNNNPSTGISCMHHENVGSPVDGTSGTEYGAAAAAAGKCCSGCVFGPAPSRLEVERAMTDLQRFLHGEEAKSNFHWLQPIVYPSDSRMLQSPGYRRIQDAFGMLQREPSVQNLVASISCDKAVWDAILNNRAVQDLGGSISAEQRTQASSEQADIASLIFKWILEFTISKIMDVVEKIGLMMAELFIPGDKEKPTSELTDLVEEKIRSSLLLSVVILLIVVVTRNIGA; via the exons ATGGGAGGAGGAGCCATGTCCCCCACGGTGTCTGGACAAGGTGGAGCCGCTGTTTATTGTTCATCCACCGTAGCAAAGCCATCAACAGCCGTTACAACCACCAATATTGAGTCACTTAATTCAGTCTCTGCCATTTCCAGTCAAGAACCCTTCAATAATAATCCATCAACAGGGATAAGCTGTATGCACCATGAAAACGTGGGTTCTCCAGTGGATGGTACAAGTGGAACAGAATATGGTgctgcagcagcagcagcaggaaAGTGTTGTTCTGGCTGTGTTTTTGGGCCGGCACCATCAAGATTGGAAGTAGAAAGGGCCATGACTGACCTACAGAG GTTTCTGCATGGTGAAGAAGCTAAATCTAACTTCCACTGGCTTCAACCAATAGTTTATCCTAGCGACTCAAGGATGTTGCAATCTCCTGGATATAGAAGAATCCAAGATGCTTTTGGTATGCTTCAAAGAGAGCCATCAGTTCAG AACCTGGTGGCCTCGATCTCCTGCGACAAAGCTGTTTGGGACGCCATCTTGAACAACAGGGCAGTTCAGGATCTCGGGGGCTCAATCTCTGCAG AACAAAGGACGCAGGCATCTAGTGAACAAGCAGACATAGCGAGCCTCATCTTTAAGTGGATTTTGGAATTTACCATATCAAAGATTATGGATGTGGTTGAGAAAATTGGATTGATGATGGCTGAATTATTTATACCCGGTGACAAGGAAAAACCAACCTCAGAACTCACTGATCTTGTCGAAGAAAAGATTAGATCTTCGTTGCTTCTTTCGGTTGTTATTCTTTTGATTGTGGTTGTCACCCGAAACATTGGCGCCTGA